The following coding sequences lie in one Rutidosis leptorrhynchoides isolate AG116_Rl617_1_P2 chromosome 6, CSIRO_AGI_Rlap_v1, whole genome shotgun sequence genomic window:
- the LOC139853626 gene encoding uncharacterized protein, translating into MQLLTFHAREPLESIVQTNPTKKTTLTQWLHYNASFGAGHHLTYLDFPLEFVWYDGNKCWKQRANLKNPCIKRLTYIHLAFGEAFFLRMLLCHQKGRKSFADIRTVNNIVHSTYRSACEAIGLLGDDKEWSTALEEASVSASSSELRSLFANILMYCLVELLLNQCSRSIAEYGLPSLPPDLLLDLANRLIMEKKNYDRESLEMERVKLESIMNSKQKIVYDLITRASCAKSTELIFVYGHGGTGKTFLWKAIITVLRARGKIVLVVASSGIASLLLPSGRTALSRFKLPLVLTDESMCNVKKNTQMAKLLQKTNLILWDEAPTNNRRCFEALDRSLRDILDNNDVVFGGMSVILGRDFKQTLPIKKKGSKEDILDASITSSYLWQEFKLFTLTENMQLQRPGLTLLEKKEISDFSDWLLSIENGQVGSPNEQDPENARWVQIPDEYCIPDNEDGLANLISFIYPRESLQNSTTVELQQKAIVCPKNDAADAINKTIVDMVDGPIKTYHSLDTATPHGNDGGE; encoded by the exons ATGCAACTGCTGACATTTCACGCGCGTGAACCGCTTGAATCCATTGTTCAAACGAACCCAACGAAGAAGACGACGCTCACTCAATGGCTGCATTATAATGCTTCTTTTGGTGCAGGCCACCATCTAACTTACCTAGATTTTCCTCTGGAGTTTGTTTGGTATGATGGAAACAAGTGTTGGAAACAAAGGGCAAACTTGAAGAATCCTTGTATTAAAAGGTTAACGTATATACATCTGGCATTTGGGGAGGCTTTTTTCTTGAGAATGCTCCTTTGCCATCAAAAGGGCCGCAAAAGCTTCGCAGACATAAGAACAGTCAATAATATTGTACATTCTACATACCGATCGGCATGTGAGGCCATTGGCTTACTcggtgatgataaagaatggtcaaCTGCTCTTGAAGAGGCTTCTGTATCTGCGTCTTCATCTGAGCTCCGCTCGCTTTTCGCAAACATTTTGATGTACTGTTTG gTTGAGCTTCTTTTAAATCAATGTTCAAGGTCAATAGCTGAGTATGGGTTGCCTTCATTGCCGCCAGACCTCCTGTTAGATCTTGCCAATCGGTTGATTATGGAAAAGAAAAATTATGATCGGGAATCACTTGAAATGGAACGCGTAAAGCTTGAAAGCATAATGAATTCGAAACAAAAAATAGTGTACGATCTGATTACACGAGCCTCGTGTGCTAAGTCAACTGAATTGATATTCGTTTATGGGCATGGAGGTACGGGTAAGACATTCTTATGGAAGGCGATTATTACAGTACTGAGAGCAAGGGGTAAAATTGTTCTTGTTGTAGCATCATCTGGTATTGCATCCCTTCTTTTGCCATCAGGTCGAACGGCACTTTCTCGATTCAAACTTCCATTGGTTCTCACTGATGAATCGATGTGCAATGTCAAGAAAAATACTCAAATGGCTAAATTATTGCAGAAGACTAACCTAATCTTGTGGGATGAGGCACCGACGAACAATAGGCGGTGTTTCGAGGCACTAGATCGAAGCCTTAGGGATATTTTAGACAACAATGATGTCGTTTTTGGAGGTATGTCTGTTATTTTAGGTAGGGATTTCAAACAAACTCTGCCTATCAAAAAAAAGGGGTCGAAGGAAGATATACTGGATGCCTCCATTACTAGCTCATATTTGTGGCAAGAATTCAAGCTCTTTACGCTCACAGAAAACATGCAGCTGCAACGACCTGGCTTAACATTGTTAGAAAAGAAAGAAATTTCTGATTTCTCTGACTGGTTGCTTAGCATTGAGAACGGTCAAGTAGGGTCACCTAATGAGCAAGATCCAGAGAACGCCAGGTGGGTACAAATCCCCGATGAATATTGCATCCCCGATAATGAAGACGGCCTTGCAAATCTAATCTCATTTATATATCCTCGTGAATCACTGCAAAATTCAACAACTGTCGAGCTTCAACAAAAAGCAATTGTCTGCCCAAAGAATGACGCAGCCGATGCAATAAATAAGACCATCGTCGATATGGTTGACGGGCCGATTAAAACTTACCATAGTTTAGACACTGCGACGCCGCATGGAAATGACGGTGGTGAATAA
- the LOC139853625 gene encoding uncharacterized protein, which translates to MTAVRLTFSKCPDNWISSMCPQQGVPLRFSQLYIYYTDHEVENRMSHFGGQDLNRLCSSVRGTSAGILVPTFCVRLFSVSGSRQHALPDSNAIGAIVFDSGPRATTNYDVIVEPRGDVPRRINKLHPMYMSSQFPLMFFYGELGFHLGLMLRDVPGSSAGRERKMTMNMYYSYQIHDKLGVYNLMLRMGRLFQRYVVTVYCSIELNRMDYICHKHKDIRNEYLTDLYDAIDRGTKPVQMLVAGRYSLLHLPIARYLQTYTLLTPPDRADVVARVFHLRVGEFVAFLKEEQPFGVFRGVLYTIEFQKRGLPHCHTLLWVHSPLLSPINQRIDDYISAELPDPRTDPVGYAVICATMMHGPCGIAKSSAPCMELSACSKKFPKLYNSKTYFDADGRAHYRRRNTEIYTTRGEVKLNNSYVVPYKLLLCLTFHAHINVEFCGWTMLIKYLFKYISKGTDRVAARITRPVGNTDAQQSQVPKAIDEI; encoded by the exons ATGACGGCCGTTCGCCTTACGTTTTCAAAGTGTCCGGACAACTGGATTAGTTCCATGTGTCCTCAGCAGGGGGTTCCACTGAGGTTTTCGCAGCTCTATATCTATTACACTGATCATGAGGTTGAAAATAGAATGTCTCATTTTGGTGGTCAAGATTTAAACCGTCTGTGTAGTTCAGTG CGAGGGACAAGTGCTGGGATTCTGGTTCCGACTTTTTGCGTGCGGTTGTTCAGTGTTAGTGGTTCTAGACAACACGCATTACCTGACTCAAATGCAATTGGCGCTATTGTTTTTGATAGTGGTCCTCGAGCTACCACTAATTACGATGTGATTGTTGAGCCAAGGGGTGATGTACCAAGGCGTATTAACAAGCTTCACCCCATGTACATGTCGTCGCAGTTCCCTCTGATGTTCTTTTATGGTGAGCTAGGGTTCCATCTTGGTTTGATGTTGCGGGATGTTCCTGGTTCGTCAGCTGGCCGTGAAAGAAAAATGACTATGAACATGTACTACAGCTATCAAATTCATGATAAGCTTGGTGTATACAACTTGATGCTTAGGATGGGGCGACTTTTCCAGCGGTATGTAGTTACGGTTTATTGTAGCATTGAATTAAATCGTATGGATTACATATGTCATAAGCATAAAGATATACGAAATGAGTATCTGACCGATTTGTATGATGCCATTGATAGGGGGACCAAACCGGTGCAGATGTTGGTAGCAGGACGATACTCCCTGCTTCATTTACCG ATCGCTCGGTATTTGCAAACATACACGCTCCTTACTCCCCCGGATCGCGCAGATGTTGTTGCTCGTGTATTCCACTTAAGAGTTGGAGAGTTTGTTGCCTTCTTAAAAGAAGAACAGCCTTTTGGTGTATTCAGAGGAG TCCTCTATACGATCGAGTTTCAGAAGCGAGGTTTGCCGCATTGTCATACGTTATTGTGGGTTCATTCGCCTCTATTGTCTCCTATAAATCAGCGCATAGATGATTACATATCAGCCGAGTTACCCGATCCTAGAACTGATCCAGTTGGCTATGCAGTTATCTGTGCAACTATGATGCACGGTCCTTGTGGCATCGCAAAGTCAAGTGCACCATGCATGGAACTATCTGCTTGCTCAAAGAAGTTCCCTAAATTATATAATAGCAAAACTTATTTTGACGCTGATGGGCGCGCTCACTATCGGCGGCGTAACACTGAGATTTATACCACCAGAGGTGAGGTGAAGCTCAATAATAGTTACGTTGTCCCCTACAAACTGCTTCTATGTCTAACTTTTCATGCTCATATAAATGTTGAGTTTTGTGGTTGGACAATGCTCATCAAGTATCTGTTTAAGTACATTTCAAAAGGAACCGATCGTGTTGCTGCTCGCATAACAAGGCCTGTGGGCAATACCGATGCTCAACAATCACAGGTTCCCAAGGCCATCGACGAGATTTAG